The Aliiroseovarius pelagivivens genome contains a region encoding:
- a CDS encoding enoyl-CoA hydratase-related protein, producing the protein MIYETITLDITDGLAVLTFDRADVMNALNTQMRAEIAHAVQEAGKNARALVITGSGRAFCSGQDLGDRANAAEVDLERTLRDEYEPLLRAIYDSPIPTISAVNGAAAGAGANIALAADVVIASESAFFMQAFSRIGLIPDAGGTYWMPRQMGFAKAMGAALFAEKMPAKEAADLGLIWECVADDAFEATWRKRAEQLAKGPTLSYRNIKKALRASLSNTLDEQLALEASLQGECGKSRDFKEGVMAFLEKRAPQYEGR; encoded by the coding sequence ATGATTTACGAAACGATCACATTGGACATCACTGATGGCTTGGCGGTTCTGACCTTCGACCGCGCTGATGTAATGAACGCCCTGAATACCCAGATGCGCGCCGAGATCGCCCATGCGGTGCAAGAAGCTGGCAAAAATGCCCGCGCTTTGGTCATCACCGGGTCGGGCCGCGCTTTCTGTTCGGGCCAAGATTTGGGCGACCGTGCCAATGCGGCCGAGGTCGATCTGGAACGCACCTTGCGTGACGAATACGAACCGCTGCTGCGCGCCATCTATGACAGCCCGATCCCAACGATCTCGGCCGTCAATGGCGCGGCTGCCGGGGCTGGGGCCAATATCGCTCTGGCTGCGGATGTGGTGATCGCTTCGGAAAGCGCGTTCTTCATGCAGGCTTTCTCGCGCATTGGACTGATCCCGGATGCGGGCGGCACCTATTGGATGCCACGTCAGATGGGCTTTGCTAAGGCGATGGGCGCTGCTCTGTTCGCTGAAAAGATGCCCGCGAAAGAAGCGGCTGATCTGGGCCTGATCTGGGAATGTGTCGCTGACGATGCGTTTGAAGCCACTTGGCGCAAACGGGCCGAACAGCTGGCGAAAGGGCCGACGCTGTCCTATCGGAACATCAAGAAAGCCCTGCGCGCTTCGCTGAGCAACACGCTTGACGAACAGCTTGCGCTTGAGGCCAGCCTGCAAGGTGAATGCGGTAAATCACGCGACTTCAAGGAAGGCGTCATGGCATTCCTCGAGAAACGCGCGCCGCAATACGAAGGCCGCTGA
- a CDS encoding ABC transporter permease, whose translation MSCVQTIQDYAFRSVGFGERLLPREDYTLCEHFTLIGSGMIWNIYFGLVAILFGFFAATGLAMAKNSRSDRLRKPAEFFIYVFRGSPLFIQMFFAYAVFLSIKQSVPGFSLLTSAWLGAAIVLFLNTTAYSAEIFYGALQSIPKGDLEAADAYGITGWTRFKRIVWPSMMRLAWPAYTNEAIFLFHATALVFFSGFPVWQQRGDALYYASYFADKTFNPFVPYPILAFYFILLTLVVITIFGRIGKHLNRHLPQAMVRRPSFMRTLFR comes from the coding sequence ATGAGCTGCGTTCAGACCATTCAGGACTATGCCTTTCGTTCAGTCGGGTTCGGAGAACGCCTGCTACCGCGCGAAGATTATACCCTGTGCGAGCACTTCACGCTGATCGGCTCGGGCATGATCTGGAACATCTATTTCGGCCTTGTGGCAATCCTGTTTGGCTTCTTCGCCGCCACGGGACTGGCCATGGCAAAGAACAGCCGCTCGGATAGGCTGCGCAAACCGGCCGAGTTCTTCATCTATGTCTTCCGCGGCTCGCCCCTGTTCATCCAGATGTTCTTTGCCTATGCGGTGTTTCTGTCGATCAAACAGAGCGTCCCGGGCTTTTCGCTTCTGACATCAGCGTGGCTGGGCGCAGCGATCGTTCTGTTTCTGAACACCACCGCCTATTCGGCCGAGATCTTTTATGGCGCGCTGCAATCCATTCCCAAGGGGGATCTTGAAGCCGCCGACGCCTATGGCATCACAGGTTGGACCCGCTTCAAGCGCATTGTCTGGCCGTCGATGATGCGTCTGGCTTGGCCCGCCTATACGAACGAAGCGATCTTCTTGTTTCACGCTACGGCGCTGGTCTTTTTCTCGGGGTTTCCGGTGTGGCAGCAACGCGGCGACGCGCTGTATTACGCCAGCTATTTCGCAGACAAGACCTTTAATCCGTTCGTCCCCTACCCGATTTTGGCGTTCTATTTCATCCTGCTGACGCTGGTCGTCATCACGATCTTTGGCCGCATCGGCAAGCACCTGAACCGGCATCTTCCGCAAGCCATGGTGCGTCGCCCCAGCTTCATGCGCACCTTGTTTCGCTAA
- a CDS encoding ABC transporter permease, protein MFSYCTDPSTLEGLSWLSCYLTTGKHMAFYQSFGIVLVLLAITAPVALMFGFAGATAARSRIWPISLLGKSYTAIVRGVPDIAFFMFFVIALDQGFEYLRHKVKCSDWSEPVRQGNDFVVCAQAKLPLSTSPQWVHETYGFALAVLTFAIVFGAFAANVLFGAMKAVPRAQLETAEAYGMSTRQTFWRILVPQMWVFALPGLSNLWMILIKATPLLFLLGVEDIVYWARELGATKAAKFTDYPHGNWNAYYFGGLLVFYLMLTSISERVYKRLSTRLSHGQATAAGEAQRKAAT, encoded by the coding sequence ATGTTTTCCTATTGCACCGATCCTTCCACGCTTGAGGGCCTGAGCTGGCTCAGCTGCTACCTGACCACAGGGAAGCACATGGCGTTCTATCAATCCTTCGGGATTGTTCTGGTGCTGTTGGCAATCACCGCGCCGGTGGCGTTGATGTTTGGCTTTGCAGGCGCGACTGCCGCCCGGTCCCGTATCTGGCCCATCAGCCTTCTGGGCAAGTCCTATACCGCGATTGTACGGGGCGTCCCCGACATTGCGTTCTTCATGTTCTTCGTGATCGCACTGGATCAGGGGTTCGAATACCTGCGCCACAAAGTGAAATGCTCGGACTGGTCTGAACCAGTGCGTCAAGGCAATGACTTCGTGGTCTGTGCGCAGGCCAAGCTGCCGCTGTCCACCAGCCCGCAATGGGTGCATGAAACTTATGGCTTTGCACTGGCCGTGCTGACCTTTGCCATCGTATTCGGTGCCTTTGCCGCCAACGTGCTGTTCGGCGCCATGAAAGCCGTGCCCCGTGCCCAGCTTGAAACCGCCGAGGCCTATGGCATGTCGACCCGCCAGACCTTCTGGCGCATTTTGGTTCCGCAAATGTGGGTCTTTGCACTGCCCGGCCTGTCAAACCTGTGGATGATCCTGATTAAGGCCACGCCGCTTCTGTTCCTGCTTGGGGTCGAAGATATCGTGTACTGGGCGCGCGAGCTTGGCGCGACAAAAGCCGCCAAGTTCACGGACTATCCGCATGGGAACTGGAACGCCTATTACTTCGGCGGGCTTTTGGTCTTCTACCTGATGCTGACCTCGATCAGTGAACGCGTCTACAAACGGCTGTCCACCCGCCTATCGCACGGTCAGGCCACCGCTGCCGGCGAAGCCCAACGGAAGGCCGCGACATGA
- a CDS encoding ComEC/Rec2 family competence protein, translated as MKLLSRIEEERGRFLIWAPLFFGAGIGLYFVPSREPDIGIYTALAILGLFCAGIAWRWPWGIGPLARAVICIALGFGIAGVRAHWVAGPVLDFRYYGPVEGRIIAMDRSQSDAVRLTLDQVRLSDVNPRKRPDQVRVSLHGEQGYLSPAIGQRIALTGHLSGPNGPVEPGGFDFQRMAWFRGIGAVGYTRSPALLLSPPTGDLSLAIGRLRQVIAHRVRAVLPGVSGAFAATITTGDRSSMERATIDALRGSNLAHLLAISGLHMGLLTGFVFQAMRILMGFWPRLVLNFPVKKLAAVTAIGAGVFYLALSGGAVATTRAFIMVTTMFVAILFDRRALTLRAVAMAAMIVLILTPEALVEPGFQMSFAATTALVAVFAWIRDRSRDETPRRLPGWLRPVVTVVISSAVAGLATASIGAAHFNQVSHYGLVANLLSVPIMGAVIMPLAVLAALLAVVRLEVLALWLMDWPIRWILWVADTVSSLDGAVGKVPTPPGFVLPVLAVAGILLVLLRGRERWIALAPFAVVFAGWANVDRPEILISSSGGLVGVMTDQGRVLSKPRGEGFAARSWLENDGDAASQQVAFERDGFNGRKGQLEVDLSGLSLAHLTGRGAEDRLAEVCAGADLVVLAAWRDDALPEGCAVLDRKALAKSGAVAVHLEPDGWSIEPSRPEDRARLWTR; from the coding sequence GTGAAACTCTTGTCCCGGATCGAAGAAGAGCGCGGACGGTTCCTGATTTGGGCTCCGCTGTTCTTTGGTGCAGGCATTGGGCTTTATTTTGTGCCGTCGCGCGAACCGGACATTGGCATCTATACGGCTCTGGCCATTCTGGGGCTATTTTGCGCCGGTATCGCATGGCGCTGGCCCTGGGGCATTGGGCCGCTGGCGCGCGCGGTAATTTGCATCGCCCTCGGATTTGGGATTGCCGGTGTGCGCGCGCATTGGGTTGCCGGACCTGTGTTGGATTTCCGATACTACGGCCCGGTCGAAGGGCGGATAATCGCAATGGACCGCTCGCAGTCCGATGCGGTGCGCCTGACCTTGGATCAGGTTCGCCTTAGTGATGTGAATCCAAGGAAGCGTCCCGACCAGGTGCGGGTCTCACTTCACGGGGAACAGGGCTATCTGTCCCCCGCCATCGGTCAGCGGATTGCGTTGACGGGACATCTGTCTGGTCCCAACGGCCCGGTCGAGCCCGGCGGGTTTGATTTCCAGCGCATGGCGTGGTTTCGCGGAATCGGGGCAGTGGGCTATACACGCAGCCCCGCGCTTTTGTTGTCCCCGCCCACGGGCGACTTGTCGCTGGCCATCGGACGGCTCAGGCAGGTGATTGCACATCGGGTACGTGCGGTCCTTCCAGGCGTAAGTGGGGCGTTTGCAGCCACGATTACGACGGGTGACCGATCCTCGATGGAACGTGCCACAATCGACGCGCTGCGCGGATCGAACCTTGCACATCTTCTTGCGATCTCTGGTCTGCACATGGGGCTGCTGACCGGCTTTGTTTTTCAGGCCATGCGCATCTTGATGGGATTCTGGCCCAGACTGGTCCTAAACTTCCCGGTAAAGAAGCTGGCCGCCGTGACTGCCATTGGGGCCGGGGTGTTTTATCTGGCGCTGTCCGGCGGTGCGGTTGCGACCACGCGGGCTTTTATCATGGTGACCACGATGTTCGTTGCCATCCTGTTTGACCGACGGGCCCTGACCCTGCGCGCGGTTGCCATGGCGGCGATGATCGTCCTGATCCTGACGCCCGAAGCCTTGGTCGAGCCGGGGTTCCAGATGTCATTTGCCGCGACCACAGCGCTTGTCGCTGTGTTTGCATGGATCCGAGATCGATCACGCGACGAGACACCACGCCGTTTGCCCGGTTGGCTGCGGCCTGTGGTGACGGTGGTCATCTCCTCGGCCGTGGCGGGGCTGGCCACTGCGTCCATAGGAGCGGCACATTTCAATCAGGTCAGCCATTACGGGCTGGTCGCCAATCTTTTAAGCGTACCGATCATGGGGGCCGTTATCATGCCGCTTGCGGTGTTGGCAGCGCTGCTGGCTGTGGTGCGGTTAGAGGTCTTGGCGCTCTGGCTGATGGACTGGCCGATCCGTTGGATCCTTTGGGTGGCCGACACCGTGTCATCGCTGGATGGGGCCGTGGGGAAGGTGCCGACTCCCCCCGGTTTCGTCCTGCCTGTATTGGCTGTTGCGGGCATCTTGCTGGTCTTGTTGCGTGGCCGGGAAAGATGGATCGCACTTGCCCCTTTTGCCGTGGTCTTTGCCGGCTGGGCCAATGTCGACCGCCCCGAGATTCTGATCAGTTCATCTGGCGGGCTGGTCGGGGTGATGACAGATCAGGGGCGCGTGCTGTCTAAGCCGCGGGGCGAGGGCTTTGCCGCCCGATCCTGGCTGGAAAATGACGGAGATGCTGCCTCGCAACAGGTTGCATTCGAACGTGATGGTTTTAACGGGCGCAAAGGTCAGCTGGAGGTGGACCTTTCGGGGCTATCGTTGGCTCACCTGACAGGTCGCGGCGCAGAAGACCGCTTGGCCGAGGTTTGTGCGGGTGCAGATCTGGTCGTTCTGGCCGCATGGCGCGACGACGCCCTGCCAGAGGGATGTGCAGTGCTGGATCGCAAGGCGCTTGCCAAAAGCGGTGCGGTCGCAGTGCATCTAGAGCCCGATGGCTGGTCCATCGAACCGTCCCGCCCAGAGGACCGCGCGCGCCTTTGGACACGTTAG
- a CDS encoding cytochrome c-type biogenesis protein, which produces MKRLIASLAVMGCLAAPAYAVNPDEVLADPMLEERAREISADLKCVVCRGENIDESNASIARDLRLLVRERLVEGDSNDEVVGFIVERYGEYVLMKPNSSGANLILWATGPALFLIALLSGGLYLRRRAQAQDGAQVLTQDEQNRLNELLDE; this is translated from the coding sequence ATGAAACGCTTGATTGCATCGCTGGCCGTGATGGGCTGCCTTGCCGCGCCTGCTTACGCCGTGAATCCCGACGAGGTGCTTGCGGATCCGATGCTGGAAGAGCGCGCGCGCGAAATCTCGGCTGATCTGAAATGCGTGGTTTGCCGGGGTGAGAATATTGATGAAAGCAACGCCTCGATTGCCCGTGACCTGCGCCTTTTGGTGCGTGAGCGGTTGGTCGAAGGCGACAGCAATGATGAGGTCGTAGGTTTCATCGTCGAACGCTATGGCGAGTATGTTCTGATGAAGCCGAACAGCTCGGGCGCAAACCTGATTCTATGGGCCACCGGTCCAGCACTGTTCCTGATTGCGCTGCTGTCGGGCGGACTGTATCTGCGCCGCCGCGCGCAGGCGCAGGACGGGGCGCAGGTTTTGACGCAGGACGAACAGAATCGGCTGAATGAATTGCTGGACGAATAA
- the gltA gene encoding citrate synthase produces the protein MAEQTGTAKLSFGDKELELPMYSPTAGPDVIDITKLYAQGGVFTYDPGFTSTASCDSTITFIDGGKGELLYRGYPIDQLAEKSHYLEVCYLLLYGELPSEAELVDFESRVTRHTMVHEQMIKFFSGFRRDAHPMAIITGVVGAMSAFYHDSTDVNDPWQREVAAIRMIAKLPTICAMAFKYSVGQPFVYPKNDLDYSSNFLRMCFAVPAEEYEVNPILAKAMDRIFTLHADHEQNASTSTVRLAGSSGANPFACIAAGIACLWGPAHGGANQACLEMLREIGSVDNIPEYVARAKDKDDPFRLMGFGHRVYKNFDPRAKVMKESADEVLGLLGIEDNETLKVAKELERIALEDPYFVDKKLYPNVDFYSGIILEAMGFPTSMFTPIFALSRTVGWISQWKEMLGDPGQKIGRPRQLYLGDTERDYIDVEKR, from the coding sequence ATGGCTGAACAAACCGGAACCGCAAAGCTCTCGTTCGGAGACAAAGAGCTCGAGCTCCCCATGTACTCCCCGACTGCCGGTCCTGATGTGATCGACATCACCAAGCTGTACGCTCAGGGCGGTGTTTTCACCTACGACCCGGGCTTCACGTCGACCGCAAGCTGTGATTCGACCATCACTTTCATTGATGGCGGCAAGGGCGAGCTTCTGTATCGCGGCTATCCGATCGATCAGCTGGCCGAGAAATCGCATTACCTCGAAGTCTGCTATCTGCTGCTGTACGGTGAACTGCCCAGCGAAGCCGAACTGGTGGATTTCGAAAGCCGCGTGACCCGTCACACGATGGTACACGAGCAGATGATCAAGTTCTTCTCGGGTTTCCGTCGCGACGCACACCCGATGGCGATCATCACCGGCGTTGTTGGCGCGATGTCGGCCTTCTATCACGACTCGACCGATGTGAATGACCCATGGCAGCGCGAAGTGGCTGCGATCCGCATGATCGCCAAGCTGCCCACCATTTGCGCGATGGCCTTCAAATACTCGGTTGGTCAGCCGTTCGTTTATCCGAAGAACGACCTGGATTACTCCTCGAACTTCCTGCGTATGTGCTTTGCCGTACCGGCTGAAGAATACGAAGTGAATCCGATCCTTGCCAAGGCAATGGACCGTATCTTCACGCTGCACGCCGACCACGAGCAAAACGCCTCGACCTCGACTGTGCGTCTGGCCGGTTCGTCGGGCGCCAACCCGTTCGCCTGTATCGCTGCCGGCATCGCCTGCCTGTGGGGCCCTGCCCACGGTGGTGCAAACCAAGCTTGCTTGGAAATGCTGCGTGAAATCGGCTCGGTCGACAACATTCCGGAATACGTGGCCCGAGCCAAGGACAAAGACGATCCGTTCCGCCTGATGGGCTTCGGTCACCGCGTCTACAAGAACTTCGACCCACGTGCGAAGGTCATGAAGGAAAGCGCTGACGAGGTTCTGGGCCTGCTGGGCATCGAGGACAACGAAACGCTGAAAGTTGCCAAGGAACTGGAGCGCATCGCGCTGGAAGATCCTTACTTCGTTGACAAGAAGCTGTACCCGAACGTCGACTTCTACTCAGGCATCATCCTCGAAGCGATGGGATTCCCGACCTCGATGTTCACCCCGATCTTCGCGCTGTCGCGCACCGTCGGCTGGATCTCGCAGTGGAAAGAGATGCTGGGCGATCCGGGTCAGAAAATCGGTCGTCCGCGCCAGCTGTACCTAGGCGACACCGAGCGCGACTATATCGACGTCGAAAAGCGCTAA
- the gltX gene encoding glutamate--tRNA ligase has product MSQTPQIVTRFAPSPTGYLHIGGARTALFNWLYARGRGGKFLLRIEDTDRARSTPEATAAILKGMAWLGLDHDGDVVSQFDRADRHAEVALEMLANGHAYKCFASQDEIQAFREEARAEGRSTLYQSPWRDADPATHPDAPYVIRLKAPREGKTVIRDEVQGDVTIRNDQLDDMICLRSDGTPTYMLAVVVDDHDMGVTHVIRGDDHLNNAARQTIVYQAMGWDLPVWAHIPLIHGPDGKKLSKRHGALGVEEYEAMGYPATAMRNYLARLGWSHGDDEFFSDAQALEWFDLSGIGKSPARFDFKKLDNLSGQHLAAMEDADVLAALQGYMEAAGEISLQSQQIDLVSSAMYVLKTSAKTLPQLLEKARFATVSRPIDRDEKAEKALDEVSRGILKELTPQLQNGSWDRNTLEDTLNGLAEAHDLKFGKLAAPLRAALAGRAVTPSVFDMMLVLGRDETIARLEDASA; this is encoded by the coding sequence ATGTCTCAGACGCCCCAGATTGTCACCCGTTTCGCCCCCTCGCCCACCGGCTATTTGCATATTGGCGGCGCCCGTACGGCGCTGTTCAACTGGCTCTATGCCCGTGGCCGTGGTGGTAAATTCCTGCTGCGGATCGAAGATACGGACCGCGCCCGGTCGACCCCCGAGGCAACAGCGGCGATCCTGAAGGGCATGGCCTGGCTGGGTCTAGACCATGACGGTGACGTCGTCAGCCAATTCGACCGCGCCGATCGCCACGCCGAAGTTGCGCTTGAAATGCTGGCAAATGGACACGCCTATAAGTGCTTTGCCTCGCAAGACGAAATTCAGGCCTTCCGCGAGGAAGCCCGCGCCGAGGGTCGTTCGACCCTGTATCAAAGCCCGTGGCGCGATGCTGATCCGGCAACCCACCCGGACGCGCCTTACGTGATCCGCCTGAAAGCCCCGCGCGAGGGCAAGACTGTCATCCGCGACGAGGTGCAAGGTGACGTCACCATTCGCAACGACCAGCTGGATGACATGATTTGTTTACGTTCGGATGGCACACCCACCTACATGCTGGCTGTTGTCGTTGATGACCATGATATGGGCGTGACACACGTGATCCGTGGGGATGACCACCTGAACAACGCCGCGCGCCAGACGATTGTCTATCAGGCAATGGGTTGGGACCTGCCGGTTTGGGCACACATCCCACTGATCCACGGACCCGATGGCAAGAAGCTGTCCAAACGCCACGGTGCTTTGGGAGTCGAAGAATACGAGGCGATGGGCTATCCTGCCACCGCCATGCGCAACTATTTGGCCCGTCTTGGCTGGAGCCACGGTGATGACGAGTTCTTCTCGGACGCGCAGGCGCTGGAGTGGTTTGACCTGTCGGGCATCGGCAAAAGCCCCGCGCGGTTCGACTTCAAGAAGCTGGACAACCTGTCGGGACAGCATCTGGCCGCAATGGAAGATGCGGACGTTCTGGCCGCTCTTCAGGGGTATATGGAGGCTGCTGGCGAAATTTCTTTGCAGTCGCAGCAAATTGATTTGGTTTCATCGGCCATGTATGTGCTGAAAACCAGCGCCAAAACCTTGCCGCAACTCCTTGAAAAAGCTAGATTTGCAACGGTTTCACGCCCCATTGACCGGGACGAGAAAGCCGAGAAGGCTCTGGACGAAGTATCCCGTGGTATACTGAAAGAATTGACGCCGCAGCTGCAAAATGGTAGCTGGGATCGCAACACGCTTGAGGACACTCTCAACGGCCTCGCCGAGGCCCATGACCTCAAGTTCGGCAAACTCGCAGCGCCTCTGCGCGCAGCCCTTGCCGGACGGGCCGTCACGCCCAGCGTTTTTGATATGATGCTTGTTCTCGGGCGCGACGAAACCATCGCGCGACTGGAAGACGCAAGCGCCTGA
- a CDS encoding LysR family transcriptional regulator, whose amino-acid sequence MVETAGRITLWGVEVFVAIADERSISMAARRLGVSPSSVSQQLTNLEAALGTSLLDRSARPVSLTAAGALFLKRAQAILNEAEQAKAELTLGALSQLSRLRLGMIEDFDADVTPRLLSEAARRFENTRFLLETGASHRLHDQLDARALDVIVAADTGASAPWMEVHPLMEEPFVAAVPKGLIGDRDPRELLKDLPLVQYTARHHMGRVISDHLARQNLKLDNRFELDSYHAIMAMVASGAGWTIITPLGFLRAHRFREAADLIELPFAPFTRRINLVARAEMLGDLPRDLATECRTLLNSLIVEPAVQEYPWLKGALRVL is encoded by the coding sequence ATGGTCGAAACTGCCGGGCGGATCACACTTTGGGGGGTCGAGGTGTTCGTGGCCATCGCGGATGAGCGATCGATTTCCATGGCTGCGCGGCGTTTGGGGGTCAGCCCGTCCTCGGTCAGCCAACAATTAACCAATCTAGAGGCCGCGTTGGGGACCAGCTTGCTGGATCGTTCGGCCCGTCCAGTGTCGTTGACCGCAGCGGGGGCGTTGTTCCTGAAACGCGCACAAGCCATCTTGAACGAGGCTGAACAGGCGAAAGCAGAATTGACGTTGGGCGCGCTCTCTCAGTTGTCTCGGTTACGCCTTGGCATGATCGAGGATTTCGACGCAGACGTAACTCCACGCCTGTTGTCCGAGGCCGCGCGACGGTTTGAAAATACGCGATTTTTGCTGGAGACCGGCGCCTCGCACCGGCTGCATGATCAATTGGATGCGCGTGCTTTGGACGTGATCGTGGCAGCAGATACTGGTGCCTCTGCTCCATGGATGGAGGTCCATCCCCTGATGGAAGAGCCCTTTGTCGCCGCAGTACCCAAAGGGCTTATCGGTGATCGTGATCCAAGAGAGCTGTTGAAAGACCTTCCGCTGGTGCAATACACGGCGCGTCATCATATGGGCCGGGTAATCTCGGACCATCTGGCGCGGCAGAACCTGAAGCTGGACAACCGGTTCGAGCTGGACAGTTATCACGCGATCATGGCGATGGTAGCAAGCGGGGCTGGCTGGACGATCATCACGCCATTGGGGTTCCTGCGCGCCCACCGTTTCCGAGAGGCCGCAGACCTGATCGAGTTGCCCTTTGCCCCCTTCACCCGCCGTATCAACTTGGTCGCTCGGGCCGAGATGTTGGGGGATCTACCGCGCGATCTGGCTACGGAGTGCCGGACCCTCCTGAATTCGCTGATTGTTGAGCCTGCGGTGCAAGAGTATCCGTGGCTGAAAGGCGCGTTGCGGGTGTTGTGA
- a CDS encoding type 1 glutamine amidotransferase: MKIGILQAGHSPDELRDSVGDYGEMFTRLLDGHGFDFQIFSVVDGEFPSGTEDADGWLITGSKHGAYEDHDWIPPLETLIRDIRDAGQPLVGVCFGHQIIAQALGGKVEKFDGGWSVGRTEYDFGDQTMALNAWHQDQVVDLPEGAEIIASTDFCANAAMMIGDKILTIQPHPEFTAPLVAGLIEHRGRGNVPDTLLNAAEDALSTATDNAKFADKMAAILKG; encoded by the coding sequence ATGAAAATCGGCATTCTGCAAGCAGGCCATTCCCCCGACGAACTGCGCGACAGCGTCGGCGACTATGGCGAGATGTTCACCCGCCTTCTCGACGGGCATGGGTTCGACTTCCAGATCTTCTCGGTCGTGGATGGTGAATTTCCCTCTGGTACCGAAGACGCGGATGGCTGGCTGATCACCGGCTCGAAACATGGTGCCTATGAAGACCATGACTGGATCCCGCCGCTCGAGACATTGATCCGTGACATTCGCGACGCAGGCCAACCGCTGGTCGGTGTCTGTTTTGGTCACCAGATCATCGCCCAAGCCCTTGGCGGCAAGGTCGAGAAGTTCGACGGCGGCTGGTCCGTAGGCCGGACCGAATATGATTTTGGCGATCAGACTATGGCCCTGAACGCTTGGCACCAAGATCAGGTGGTCGACCTACCGGAAGGGGCCGAGATCATTGCCTCAACCGACTTCTGCGCCAATGCTGCCATGATGATCGGAGACAAGATTCTGACCATCCAGCCCCATCCCGAATTCACCGCCCCGCTTGTCGCAGGTCTGATTGAACATCGCGGACGTGGCAATGTGCCAGATACGTTGCTCAATGCAGCGGAAGATGCGTTGAGTACGGCAACGGACAACGCCAAATTCGCTGATAAAATGGCGGCCATTCTTAAAGGCTGA
- a CDS encoding DegT/DnrJ/EryC1/StrS family aminotransferase, with protein MTLDQNAAPNVHDAEPIPEAARAEIDRLLQSGDLFRYTAPEDAPVALLEAEFAEMMGAKYALAVASCSAALFLSLKALNLPRDSKVLIPAFTFAAVPSSIVHADCKPVLVDVQDNYRIDMADFAAKLTPDVGAVIISHMRGHTSDMDAIMQLCDAADIPVVEDAAHSLGTLWHGRKIGTIGKIGCFSFQSYKMLNAGEGGILITDDAELAARAVIMSGAYEHNWKKHKSPRGENSTDLADAFARWQNKLPLYNTRLSNLSAAVIRPQLPELERRVNDGLRNHDYVAAKLEQSPWITVPAPLAPETRAPDSIQFNLVGVSDEDTIAFQAAAKARGVSVQVFGMSEDNARAFWNWQFIDDQGPLPQTRAMLSRACDTRLPVRLKQPELDFIANAILGAIEEVKAEKTETAA; from the coding sequence ATGACCCTGGACCAGAACGCCGCGCCGAACGTCCATGACGCCGAACCCATCCCCGAAGCCGCCCGGGCCGAGATCGACCGGCTGCTGCAATCGGGTGATCTGTTTCGCTACACCGCCCCGGAAGACGCCCCTGTCGCACTTCTGGAAGCCGAGTTCGCCGAGATGATGGGCGCGAAATATGCACTTGCCGTGGCCAGCTGCTCGGCCGCGCTGTTTCTATCCCTGAAAGCCCTGAACCTGCCGCGCGACTCCAAGGTTCTAATCCCTGCCTTCACCTTTGCGGCTGTCCCCAGCTCGATCGTACATGCCGACTGCAAGCCGGTTCTGGTCGATGTGCAAGACAACTACCGCATCGACATGGCTGACTTCGCCGCCAAGCTAACACCGGATGTGGGCGCAGTGATCATCAGCCATATGCGTGGTCATACCTCGGACATGGATGCGATCATGCAGCTGTGCGACGCGGCGGACATCCCTGTTGTCGAAGACGCAGCCCATTCGCTCGGCACGCTTTGGCATGGGCGCAAGATCGGTACGATCGGCAAGATCGGCTGTTTCTCGTTCCAGTCCTACAAAATGCTGAACGCGGGCGAAGGCGGCATTCTGATCACCGATGACGCCGAGCTGGCGGCGCGCGCCGTGATTATGTCCGGTGCCTATGAGCACAATTGGAAGAAACACAAATCACCGCGCGGCGAAAACTCGACCGATCTGGCAGACGCCTTTGCGCGCTGGCAGAACAAGCTACCGCTTTACAATACGCGCCTGTCCAACCTGTCTGCCGCCGTCATCCGCCCCCAACTGCCCGAGCTTGAGCGTCGCGTGAACGATGGTCTGCGCAACCACGACTATGTGGCCGCGAAACTGGAACAAAGCCCCTGGATCACCGTCCCGGCACCGCTGGCCCCGGAAACCCGCGCGCCAGATTCCATCCAGTTCAATCTGGTCGGCGTCAGCGACGAAGACACGATCGCCTTCCAAGCCGCTGCTAAAGCCCGAGGCGTTAGCGTTCAGGTCTTCGGGATGAGCGAAGACAATGCCCGCGCTTTCTGGAACTGGCAGTTCATCGACGATCAAGGCCCACTGCCGCAAACTCGTGCGATGCTCTCGCGCGCCTGCGACACCCGCCTGCCCGTGCGTCTAAAACAGCCTGAGCTCGATTTCATCGCCAATGCCATTCTGGGCGCGATTGAAGAGGTTAAAGCCGAAAAGACGGAAACCGCCGCGTAA